One Heyndrickxia oleronia genomic window, AAGCAACCGCGAAATTTACAATCATTTCTCAGTGCTGCCATTTCAGGGAAACAATTTGATAAGTATTCTGCCTCTAAGGTATCGAATTCTAAAGCACTAAAACCTGGAGTATCAGCAACTAGGCCATTCTCGATATCAATTAATTCAACATGGCGGGTAGTATGCTTTCCTCTACCTAAATGAGAAGAAATATGACTCGTCTTTAATTCAAGATCAGGTTTAATTGCATTTAATAGAGATGACTTCCCTACTCCAGATTGTCCAGCAAACACACTAATTTTCCCTTTTATATGTGGCAAAAGCTTATCTAATCCTTCTTCTGTTTTAGAGGAGGATAAAGTGATTTCATAACCAATTTTTCGATAATCGTTTACATAGTCACTTAACTTCAATCTTTCTTCATCCGTTAATAAATCCATCTTTGTAATACAAATGATGGGATTAATCTCATTAGATTCAATAATTACTAAAAAGCGATCAAGTAATATCGAACTAAAATCTGGTTCTTTAGCAGAAAACACAAGAATCGCTTGATCTACATTGGCAATTGGAGGTCGAATTAGCTCATTTTTTCTTTCATATACCTCCATAATATATCCTTCCCGCTCATTTTCTGCCTGGTAAACAACAGAGTCTCCAACAAGAGGGGTAATTTTATTTTTTCTAAAAACCCCTCTCCCTCTACATTGGATAATTTGATGACCATCTAATACATAATAAAATCCACTTAATGCCTTGATAATTTTTCCTTCAGGCATAGCATCGACTCCTTCAAATTTAGTTAATCATTAGGATAATGAACGACATCTTCCAGAATTACTTCATTTCCTTTCATAACACGATATTTGGCAGTTTCTCCTTCTTTTATTGTAAATTGTAAAAGCCTTTTAGTCGGTTCGGTAATTGTAAACGTA contains:
- the rsgA gene encoding ribosome small subunit-dependent GTPase A; the protein is MPEGKIIKALSGFYYVLDGHQIIQCRGRGVFRKNKITPLVGDSVVYQAENEREGYIMEVYERKNELIRPPIANVDQAILVFSAKEPDFSSILLDRFLVIIESNEINPIICITKMDLLTDEERLKLSDYVNDYRKIGYEITLSSSKTEEGLDKLLPHIKGKISVFAGQSGVGKSSLLNAIKPDLELKTSHISSHLGRGKHTTRHVELIDIENGLVADTPGFSALEFDTLEAEYLSNCFPEMAALRNDCKFRGCLHLNEPKCAVKDAVANEEIPRYRYDHYLQFLQEIKDRKPRY